In the genome of Candidatus Methylomirabilota bacterium, one region contains:
- a CDS encoding NUDIX hydrolase: protein MTDAPREYPDAPRAGVGAVVLEGDCVLLVQRGRPPSQGKWSLPGGLVHLGERLEDAVRREVEEECGLAVRVLDVCGVIDRIVRDPAPGDGGGRVRYHWVIVDYLAAPEGGVLQAASDAAEARWVRLDDLSRYDTTDGLADMIHRAAAMRRRSAR, encoded by the coding sequence GTGACCGACGCGCCCCGCGAGTATCCCGACGCGCCGCGCGCGGGCGTGGGCGCAGTGGTGCTCGAGGGTGACTGCGTGCTGCTCGTCCAGCGTGGCCGCCCACCGTCCCAGGGCAAGTGGAGCCTGCCCGGCGGGCTCGTGCACCTGGGCGAACGGCTCGAGGACGCGGTGCGCCGCGAGGTCGAGGAGGAGTGCGGCCTCGCCGTCCGCGTCCTGGACGTCTGCGGCGTCATCGACCGGATCGTCCGGGATCCCGCGCCGGGCGACGGCGGCGGCCGCGTCCGGTACCACTGGGTCATCGTGGACTACCTGGCCGCGCCCGAGGGCGGCGTGCTCCAGGCGGCGAGCGACGCCGCCGAAGCGCGCTGGGTGCGTCTGGATGATCTCTCGCGCTACGACACCACCGACGGCTTGGCCGACATGATTCACCGCGCCGCCGCCATGAGAAGGAGGTCTGCCCGATGA
- a CDS encoding M17 family peptidase N-terminal domain-containing protein, with protein MKVSLESRRPAQSRADVVVLGRHTDGAPGEVADVDQRLGGLLSRVLAAEKFEGKPGQISYFFTNGKLPAARVMVVGLGARASADAETVRRAASATARRARDLGASSVAMYLPAAGISVRARAQAIVEGARLGTYRFDKYLKEKNGKVL; from the coding sequence ATGAAAGTGTCCCTCGAGAGCCGACGCCCCGCCCAGAGCCGTGCCGATGTGGTCGTGCTCGGTCGCCACACCGACGGCGCGCCCGGCGAGGTCGCCGACGTCGATCAGCGGCTGGGCGGGCTCCTCTCCCGGGTCCTCGCCGCCGAGAAGTTCGAGGGCAAGCCGGGCCAGATCTCGTATTTCTTCACCAACGGCAAGCTGCCCGCCGCCCGCGTCATGGTGGTGGGGTTGGGGGCGCGGGCGAGCGCGGACGCGGAGACGGTACGGCGCGCCGCCTCGGCGACGGCGCGGCGCGCCCGTGACCTCGGGGCGAGCTCGGTGGCCATGTACTTGCCCGCTGCGGGCATCAGCGTGCGGGCGCGCGCCCAGGCCATCGTCGAGGGCGCGCGGCTCGGGACCTACCGCTTCGACAAGTACCTCAAGGAGAAGAACGGCAAAGTGCT